From a single Candidatus Neomarinimicrobiota bacterium genomic region:
- the nrfD gene encoding polysulfide reductase NrfD — protein sequence MIEEIITSGRMNPEIDPILHVWGWEIPFYLFLGGISAGILIFSAYFSLRGRQDELPVAVKWMPLAVPFLIGIGLIALLMDLSHVLYFWQLFTNIRWESPMSWGAWTLGIIMPLSIAWIATWVEDIFPKWDWKFDEVKTAINWLKAYRRYMAQALILLSVILGMYTGILLSAFNARPFWNTSILGPLFLTSGLSASAALISYFSKSEVEKRLFTRIDIILIGIELFMIVHLFMGHLAGTQVHIQAAQMFLGGAFTVPFWIFVVGLGLILPVILEILELKHKFIPAIVPVVLIVGGNLMLRIIVVNAGQASRWLY from the coding sequence TTGAAGAAATTATCACCAGTGGACGCATGAACCCCGAGATTGATCCCATCCTCCACGTCTGGGGTTGGGAAATCCCCTTTTATCTATTCCTTGGAGGAATCTCAGCGGGAATCTTGATATTCTCGGCCTATTTCAGCCTGCGTGGACGGCAAGATGAGCTGCCAGTCGCCGTAAAATGGATGCCCCTGGCGGTCCCCTTCCTAATTGGGATTGGATTGATCGCCCTCCTCATGGATCTATCCCATGTGCTCTATTTCTGGCAACTATTTACCAATATCCGCTGGGAATCACCCATGTCCTGGGGGGCGTGGACTCTAGGTATCATTATGCCGCTGTCCATAGCCTGGATCGCAACCTGGGTTGAAGATATTTTTCCAAAATGGGATTGGAAGTTTGACGAAGTTAAAACAGCCATCAACTGGCTTAAAGCGTATCGTCGATATATGGCTCAAGCTCTCATCCTGTTATCCGTGATACTTGGTATGTACACGGGAATCCTGCTGTCGGCCTTTAACGCCAGACCATTCTGGAACACCAGTATTCTGGGACCATTGTTCTTGACGTCTGGATTATCTGCCAGCGCTGCTTTGATTTCATACTTTTCCAAATCTGAAGTGGAGAAACGCTTGTTCACGAGGATAGATATCATCCTGATCGGGATAGAATTGTTCATGATCGTCCATCTATTTATGGGTCATCTCGCAGGAACCCAGGTTCACATCCAGGCCGCTCAGATGTTCCTGGGTGGTGCTTTCACCGTTCCTTTCTGGATATTTGTTGTCGGGCTTGGTTTGATCTTGCCTGTGATTCTGGAAATTTTGGAGCTTAAACATAAATTTATCCCAGCCATCGTGCCCGTGGTGCTCATAGTAGGTGGGAATCTCATGCTGCGCATTATCGTTGTGAATGCCGGTCAAGCCAGCCGTTGGTTGTATTAA